In Poecilia reticulata strain Guanapo linkage group LG11, Guppy_female_1.0+MT, whole genome shotgun sequence, the genomic stretch AATAACTTTGATCAACTGTTtctgaaaagatgaaaacttcACAATATACAGTTACACACCGATAACTTGCTTTGTACACATGAAAAAATATCTCTATTTCCAAAAGAGAGCAAGgcatttgttaaaatatgtgTGTACATATGTTGACACAGTTTCTTTATCAGTTCACCATCCTCTTTCTCACTTTGTTCTGCTGGCTGGAGGCCTGAATGATGCTGGTCTCATCTTCATCTCTGTAAACTGGATGGAATGGTGTTCTCCTTTCCAGGACTTCCAGATCACACCCTAAGACACAAACAGAGAAATAGTCGCATGCCGCTTTGCAATTGTAAATATTAGATGGATCCTACCTTTCCTATTTAATTCTTTATATTACATATTGTATGCAAAATTGTTCAAAGAATTAATCTTCCAtgtaaaaaaagggaaaacttgCCTGTAGCTATAGCTGCACAAAATAAGTCTCCACAATGTAACAGATGCAAAAGTACAGTATGCTCATCTAACATTCAGTGCTTTTGTTTCAGCATGTAGTACCAGACATCTGTCCACATATTGGGTTGAATTAATCAAGTCTTGTTTAGATTTGAACCTATGAATTTACATGTGATGCGACATCCTATAAATATTCCAGTCCCGTTTACAGAGTTATCCATATTGTGCTTATTGTACAATTTGTCTGATGTTGCTACCTGATGTTTGTAGTCAATTCCATAACGACCATTCAGATTTGCCTCATGGCAGTTTTTGTACCACCAGCCAGCTTGATAAGAAATGGCACAGCGGGTGAGCCACGGTGCCGGATCCCGGTCTTTGGTGGAGAAGACACAGTTGTTGTGGTAACTAAGGGAGTCACCTGAAACCAGGAAACATGAGAAATTGAATAGGTTTCCTTTCATGCAGATCATTCAGCCAGGTTTTGGGAGCCTGTACGACCAGGAAAGCTTTTGAATTTCCATCTCACCTGCAGTGCCGCTGTATCCGCCCACACTCAGTTTGTAGTTCCTTTTGGACACCTCAAATGTTGAATACTTGGCGAACACCTGCTCGCTCCCGTCTTGTAGGTCGACCCGTAGATTCATCTTTGTCACCTTGGTCAAGTTGTGAATTTTTTCAAGGCCTAAAAGAATTAAATTTGGCTTGTTTGAGACATTCaagattttttcaaaaaatgcattttattaagcgaaaataaaaatttaatttacatcATAATGCGGTGATGCAAAGAGTGACACAGAGAATggttgaacatttctgaaaatgttcaaccATTCTCTGTGTCACTCTTACTCTCTTACTCTCACTCTAAGAAACCATATAAAATATTGAgacattgaactttttcaattgaataaaacatgcataattTTGAGGAGCACAAAgggtaaaatataaaaatattttaaatctaactGCAGCTGAATCTTCATGGTTGAATCACAGCAAGAAAGCCATAGGCAGATACCACTATTCACCATCATGACACAAAGTATACATCTTTTAATTGATTCAGTTACTAGCAAAATTGGAGTTgaaaaaaagtagctttttgCATCAAATATTGATACAATGTTATTAATCAAAGCTCCTCTTTAATTCATTTCTAATTGCATTCTaccacaaatatttaaaataattgtgtaCATTTGTCAATGAAAAGTGATCTCCAGCTTGagttaaagaaaaactattacAGACACTTTTTTAGGATTGTCTGTAATAAGCCGTCATGCATTCTGAcctaataaacatttcattactgTGAAGAGTTTCTCTCACCAAGCCAGAACTCTCCACTCAGATCTCCAAAGCCAGAAACGTAATCCTTCCAACCATTGTAGAATTCCACCGAGCCGTCCTTCCTCCTCTGGAAGACCTGGACATGGATCGGAAACACAAAGAAGGGGAAACTAAATATAACAGAATGTAAGGACATCTTCCCGACTGACAACTTTACAGTTCTGACTGTACCGTCCAACCGCCGCCGTCCGTCTCCATGTCACAGGAAACGTTCATCGACTTGCCAAGTTTCCCCTGAGGGAAGATCTCCACCACGTCTGAAGTGACGACACCGTTCAACAGTTCCTGAGAGCAGTCAGCTGGGAATGGGAACTTCAGTGTGccttaagagaaagaaaaagggggTACTGTAATGAGGCAAACTCTTTATCAGTTAAGAATCAGGACTCTTAAAATAACCACAGGTACCAGTAGTGAATTCAGTGTTGCTGCTGGCTGCCAGTTGTCCTCCCCTTATTGGCCGTAGTTCCACAATGTACAGAGACCCTGGATGCAGTCTGGTCAGCTTGTACTGCGTTAGGTCTGAGCCTACAATAATTTCCTGTCAGAATGTAAAAAGTCAAGAGTTATGAGCAAAAGGATGAATAGGCCTGttgtaaagaagaaaactgtgaaaaggtattatttttaaagctacagACTCTAACTCCAGGCCAGGTTTGGCATTTTGTATAAAACTGTCATAGAAGGGAATGCCATTTAACAACATAGTAAAGTACAGTAGATCTCAGTctacagaaattaaaatataacaaaataaaacacaaaaattcacCTGTACACAGACAGGTTTCATACCTGTGGGCTTTCACCTTTGATCCTATAAACCAGTATGTATTTATCCACAGGCTTTGACAAAGGTGTCCATGACACAACAGCGCTCCGAGGGGTCACATTGTTGACCTTTAGATCTTGAGGTTCATTTTGATCTTGCCCTGAGCCTGCAGAGCCCGAGTAAGTTTCATTGTCATTGTCTTCTAAATGAAGTATTTTATAATTAAGAAAATAGCATATAAGCTCTGGcttagaaacatattttgtgcATGTGTCTGCATGGTGTGACTGGCTGCTGACCGCTTTTGGTGGCAAAGCTGGTTGTAGCTGGTGAACTCTCCAGGTTGCCCAGCTGACTTCTTACAGTGACAGTGTAGGTGGTGGATCCTTCAAGGCcgctcagctgctgctcagctgcGTTTCCTGAAATTGTAACCCTCACTTCTGACTCTACATGGGAAAAAGCACAACCATACCAGATTAAAGCATGAATTTTAAGCCTGTACAacctataaatattttaaaaaacattaaataaatacatcataaCTGTCATTAAAACTTGTTTGGTAAAGAAAGCCATTTGCAGCCATGCCTCTCTTCACAAAAGAAAGTTTGTGCCACCTGTGGATGTCAACATGAAATCTGCATTCCCATTCTCTGATGGACTACAGTTGTTTTTGAGATCTTTAAGCCTGCTTTTTAGTGCTTTTAATGTTTAAGTTACTAATCAGGCTTGGGTGTAACTGATCAATTTGAACTCAGCTTTCCAGAACATACAGTCAACAACTTTCAACTCATGACTTTGTAATGGGGTCAAAGTCATAAAATCATTAGTTGAAAAGCAGATTAAATTATGATCAAtgccttttaaaacaaaaaatgaatgcaaGAGGATTTGAAACTCAAGCTACAATTGTCAAATaaggaagaaaacataaaaatgtttcagcctGACACCATCAGGACTTACCTGTACCTGAGCCATATACAATGGTGTACTTATCAACAGTGGCAAGAGTTGGACGCCACAGTAACAAAGCTGTGGAGTCGGTCACATTGACTGCTTGTAGGTCAGTGGGTGGGTCAGGCACTGAGAGTGACAAAAGTGGAAATAATAGCAGAATTATAAACAAGAAAATGCAGTATTTTCCTAAAGATACAAGATTCCACACAGAGGACACAGTCTGGATTTAATCAATCACACCAGCTGTTAGAAATCTTTAATTTAGCCCAGGAGAAAATTGAAATGGGTCCAGAATGAAACTCGTAAGAGTACCGACTCGTGCAGACAGTTTTACACGGTCcatttattgtcaaaaatgttaaattggaACACATGTTGCGACAGCATTAATGAAACCATCATGTCCCacaaataatcatttgaaatgaattattgccatccccttttttttttaactcgcAGAACTCACGTGTCATGACAGTATCTTTAATTGGATCGCTCTCATCCAGTCCGAGGGTGGAGATGACGGTGACTTCATAAGAGGATCCTGGAGACAGTTGAGCTAGATCGAGGGTGGAGTCCCGGGAGCCCACCGCCACCGACACTGGCTCTCCTACGAGAGACGAAATAAGGTTTAGcaatgttgttttgatttttcaggtAAGAAATCATGTGGTGAAGTGAGGAAAAGTCATATTCAAGGTTGTTTTCggtcattttttgtgttttacccTCATCTGCGTGGGTGTAGGTGACTTTGAAACCATCAAGAGAACTTTTTGGTTTTGTCCATGACACTGTGAGGGAGTTTTCAGTCACCTTGCTGAACATTATGTTGGATGGAGGCTCTGGTCCTGGAGGACAAAAACCGCCAAGAATAAAGGCACATTACAGCAAGAAAGTTGAGACAAACAGTAGAATATATGATGCAGTATTGAGAAACTGAATTGAGAAACATATATAAGATCATTTAAAGACACCAATAAAGGaatgcaaagaaaaagagaatttaacaaagaaaaagggaaaacgGATAAATGGATTATGTGCAAAACTCTTTTCTCAATCATATTTATCCattcacacattttcttctggTGCTCCAGTAagtttgtgtgtatatatgtacaGCACAAACATATATACAGYATACAAGTTATACACACAGAGACAGTAACAAATTCAGGCAGATCATGGCTCCTGGGCAGCAGAAAAGGAGAGAATGACAACTTTATGAATCTTTACAAACACAGTAATTAGCAGATCAGTCAATTCCTGAAAACAGAAGCATTGAAGGAATGAATGATAAAGacacacaggaaaaaagaaattatttttatgttatttaaaagggaacaaaaacatattaacatattaGATGAATACAATAAGCTTGAAATGAAGGATCGTGTAAAAAGTGTTGAAGCTAATTTGGAGTCATTgtgatatttctattttatttagaagACAATTAAATGCTGGgactggactttttttttttacttactgaggcccatatttaaaatattttaaaacaacactaCTCTACCAAGTAAAATCATGAATTTATGACATGAACAGTTTTTACCCTTTGACACCCAAAATGGTTCAACCTCAGAGTAACTGAACTCCTTTGGTTTTCttgcatttaaatacaaatgttaaaGATATAGACCAAATGCACAACGACCAGCTGTGGTCTTACCCTGGTTTGGGTGAGAGATGAAGGGGTGTCAGTGAAGCTGGCTGTTAGTTTACCCTAAATGAGAGAAGACCAGAGCAGGAGTGAATAAATGGAGTTATGGGGTGATTGTTTTTGATGTCAACTCAACTGATGATCGCATAAAATCAGTCAGGCTGAAAAATGGGTCAGTCAGGACAGAAACTATTTACTAAGATTAGGCAGAAATACCAAATGTGTACAGGTGTTCCTCAAAGCTTAGTACTAGATCCTTGGAAGGTTTACAGTTACACCTTTATTAAACCGTTATAAAAACAGATCAAGCTAGAAATTACATTGAAAGGACTGAATTTGctttcaaagcaaaataaaatgtttgctgcaaGAGATTTGGTGTCAATTAAATAGATATATTTGATCTATATGTTTCAGagataatcaaatatttaatacGGATCatcaaaaagtaaatatttgacaatttgtagtttcagaaaaaaaaaatcaatcttgCAATTTCTGGACTTTAGAGTGTTAAATGACAATTTATAGCAATGACTTCTTATGGTTGACATCAAATAACTCAGATTTTATTGTAAGATGGGTAGTGATTATGATGTAGTCATTCATGAATATGCATATCTCACATATTCATGGAAGCTGGAAAATTAGTGTACAACAGAAACACTTACACAACACATTAAACAGACTATTTAACACCAATGTGTTCAAAAAAtaacaggaacaaaaaaaaactggctatGTAAGAGTGAACATATGTTCACATGACAGACGCAGGACGGCAAACCAGACAGTGTACAAGAGTAAAACACACttatgaaacagaaatgtatgGAGCATTTGATTGCAAGCAGATATATCCAGTGGTGGTCAAGCAAAGTGACAATTGACGAGATACACTGTGAAGACATGacacaaataacatttaatagGTTGAAACTCATAAGAGCAAGAGAGACTCTTTGGATCAAGACTTGACAATAATAATAGTGATGTGGTTCTTCTACCTGTCACCATTATTAGTACCTGTACTGATGACAAGCTTGTGCAGACTGGACAGAATGCCGGGACCTTTTCCAAGCAAGGTTATGGTGTACTCCGTCTGAGGAGGCAGATGTTCAAACTGGTGGGAGCGAGCAGAACCAGGCAGCACTTGTCTGAAGGTTTTGTCCCTCTCTGTTGGTCTGCCCACTGCAACTTTGTGGGTAACTGGGACTTGAAAAGCTTTAGGTACTTTGTTATTGTCCTCATCACCTCCATTTTCTGGTGAGAATTCTTTCATGTCCTGATCTTTATCATcttcttgtttattttccttctgcttttgtCTTTCATCTTTATCAACCTCTGTTCTACTTATAACAAAGTTTTTGTACTTCCCTTCAGGCGAATCCCAAATCACTGTGAATCCATCAGAAGTCTGGTTTGTCACATCAACAAAGTTCAGGGGTTCTCGTTCGCCCCCAGAAGAAGAAACCTCAGAAGCAAGACCTTTTGTCCCTTCAGTTTCAGTGTCAAAAACAGTGTTTACACTGGGATTTGTTTTTGGAAACTCTTTCTTTTGTATTCCATCTATACTTTGGGAACCATGATGCTGATCTACAACAGTTCTGGATGTAGGTAGTCTCTTTGGAAGTGTGACAGGTTTGACAGATATGTTACTTTGATTTGTGGCACCAATATCCCTGTCGGTATCATGTCTCTCTTCGACGTCAGAATCTATTGGCGCTTCCAGTTTGACCAGGATATAATCTCCATTATCTGActcctttgtttgtttgtcttcacTGGTTTTCTGTTCATGCATAAGGACATTTTGCCTTAATATGCCATTTACTTGTTCATGCGGTTGATTAGTTTGGAGGCCATGGGTAAACCTCTGGGTATTTAAGTTTTCTGATTGTGATTCAGGATTCTCACTGGTACTGTCTTTTCCCAGTTCCTTAGTTTTGATCCCCGAAGTAAGAGGGCCTCCATTTTGCTTTTTCCCTAAGAAAGGTCTTCGTATTGGACCTCGGATAGGATTTTGACGACGTCTGAagttcataaatgttttattttgcacagaTTCACCATGTTGGTGTGGGTGACGAAGGTTTGGCTGAAGGGAGGAAGGTGCAAACCCTTCCCTTGGGGTGTGATTGAACTCATTTGAGACGCTGGTTTTGGGGAACCTTATCCCAACTCCTTCCTTTCCTTCAGTTATAGGCATAGAATMAGATGGTACAGATTCTCTAGAATGAGATGTGGAATTTTTTAACAATTCAGTGGGAAGCATCTGTTGTTTCAAGGTATCTGTGTCAGGATTTATAGACTGGGAGGRTKGTGTCAAAATCCTTGACATTGGTCGGGTTCTGTTCTGAAGATTTGAAAGCATCCGMCGTGGGTATGKACCCTTCACAGGGAGGCGGCGGACAGGGAAATGTCTACGTTCTGCCAAAATCTTTTTCTGGCTTTCTCCCACCCCAGYGGTTACGTTTCTGGATATTCCATCTCGCTCTCTGTTTCCATCCTTCACGGGACGATTTCTTTCCAATGAAGGTGTTTTTCTTGAAGCAGACAAAGATGGTGAAGATGATACattgtttgtttcctttattAAGCTGTGGCTCAAATGAGGAGGAGAATGGGTGGGAACTTTCACGTTTTGATGGCTTTTGTTTCGAAGCAAGTCAAAGTTGGGGTAAAGGCGACGTATGRACCCTCGTTTTGGATCACCATGGTGGAAAGGGGATCTTTCACTTTCTTCTGAACTTGATAGTTCACTATCYTCAGGAGGTGCAGAGTCGGAAGTGGAATCCAATTCATTGCTTCCATTTAAACCTAAATCATCCAGGCTGGTTGAATGGGGTGATGGTGAGGGGAGTGACACAGATGGTTTTTTTGAGGAAGGTGACAGTACTGACAGKTGTGATGATGTCAAATCTGTTGGTGAGRAAATTRGTTTTGCATCAGGYGATGATGTCTTGGTGGGTGGTAAGTAGGATGATTTTGCAGTTAATGATGAAGTCGTTAAGAGTGACGGAAACCCctttaaaatctgtttccttACCATTTCTGCATCAGCCGAAAGGTTTAGAGGTCTTGCTAAGTGAACTGAAATTGTTGTGATATTAAGCTCATCAAAAGTTTCAGTTATTAGTTTGTGCAAGGGGTCTTGTGGCAAATCAAGGCCCTTCTCTTGATTAGGAGGCATTTCCTCTTTACTAGAACTTAGTGGATTTTCTCTCAAACCTATCCCATCCTCTCCACACCCATTGCCTCTGTTCTTTAAAGGCAATCTGAAGTGAGttactttaattttattcatacatTTCTTCTCCTGGCTTCKGATATTCCCAGCTGGCTCGGAAGACACTGAATTAGTATTATTTTCAGCCTTAGCCATGTCAGCATCTGGTTGTCTTTTTGAGCCAGTGTAGAGCAGTTCCTCTGAGCTACKTTCCCTATTTGGTTCAGACGGGGGCGATGAAGATTCAAAGTCATTCCCAGGGATTACAGCTGGACTTTGGTTCCCACTCCTCTCAGAGCTTAATGTCTCTTCACTCTGGTCTGCCACAGACTCCCGGATGATCTGAACATCTGctttagtttcatcagtttcttttgattcactttttttcaaCACCACTGGGTTTTTGTGTTTAGAATCAGGTAAGAAACGTCTTCCTCCAGGCAAAACTCTGGTTGCATTGGGACGGAACAGTCCTGGCYTTGTCACCACAGGTCTTCTAGTTTGGGGTCTGGTGTCATTTCTTGCTACCACTTTGCTGACCAGAGGTTTAGTTCTGGCACTCACAAAAGATGAGGAGTCTCTGCTTTTGCTGCCAAGGTCTTGTCCTGGTGCTYGAGTAACCTGCATGGTCAAGTCTTCAATGGTAGCCCTTGGGAAAGTGGTGCCTAAAGATGTGAGAGCAGTGATCATTTGGATTAAGTGTTAAGGTCATCACATGTTGCAGTAATCCAGAAGATGTCATATctaataaaggaagaaaagcaTGTTTTAGTAGAAATTATAAAACTGTAAAGACATATTTAAGAAATATRYAAGACGTTTGCCAGTTTTacacaaacaagaaatgaaGGCATGTTGACGAAGAACCTGCAAAGAGAAAATTAGGacataaacaatgttttccCTGGACAGAGTTGGCGTTTGTTCCTCTGGTGAGAAGAAAATATCCACACTGAGCTCAGGAACAGATGGAGAGGTTAGGGCATTGCTCTATTAACTTTTACAGACTTTCCTGTAATGTGTTTTATATGCTGTGATGCTTGGAATAATGAGGTGTCTGGACACATATAGGTTCACTTCTCAACACCACAGCTGTCTTCACTTGCCTtgggaaacaaatattttacttggCTATTTGAAGCTATTGGCGGTTCATACATTGATTAAGGAGAAAACCTTGACCAGATGCCTTTTGCGGTCTTCAACCCAGTAAGTTCTTTTACTCACCGGGAACTACCTGGGTAGTTGCTGGCTGGCTACGGACCACTCCCTTCTCCGCCACCAATAAGATGTCGTACAAACGCCCTGCCTCCAGCTGCTGAATATGGGCAGAGTTTTGGCCAGCTTCTATGGTCATTTCCTGAGACCTCCCTGCTCCGTCTTTGGGTGTGATGGTCAAACGGTACCTGTCAATGTCTGCCTGCGACTCCTCCCATTGGACTACTGCTGAAGTGGAGGTGGTCTTAACAACTTGGAGGTTTGTTGGACCAGAGATAACTGAAGATGTTGAAGGAAAAGATAAAGACACAAGTTATAGTTTCTAACTTGTCAAAATATTGCTGAATGACTAACTGCAGTGTAGTACAGCACAATCCACTTAGTTTTATAATTTAACCTTAATACATTCCTAAACTCCTGCAGCCTCGCTCTCCCTCTTCAGAGATAGGGAAGCAGGAAGAAATTGCACAaaattttctcttatttttgcaatttgaGCTGATCACAAGAGGCAGTAAGTTAGTAAGAAGTTTCTTTCTCAGCTTGTATGCTCAAAATGCCATGTTTTGCAGATGGGATATTTGCAATACATATGACATTTTGCATTTgcaaaaattacagtaaaatgtattttatttcaaattccACTTTGTGACACAATTTTCATTGAGTGGAACTATAAAACAAATATYGACATCAACCTGAAACATGTCCAAAATAGAGTTTTAAAGAActaagaaaaagtttaaagttgggAGTCAAAGTGGCTGACATCCTcaataaaactgtaaacaaacagcaggaatCTTACTGGTCATAAATTCAGCTATGCTCTCAACTCCCCTTCTACCATTAATCTCTCCAACAATGGTCACGATGTACTCCTGACCGGCTGCCAGGCCCGTTTGAGTGAAGGTGGTCTGGCTTCCATCCACCTGTACAGTGACCTGCTGATCCTTCTCTTTCTGTACGATCAAGACAAAGAGAGAAGGGAGTCAGTAAAAACCWCAGATATCCCCTTGTTTGAATCTACCTCGTAGAAGTTTAATGACCTTAAATTGTTTGTGTACTTTACAGTTATTATTACTAATCAGRTGCTGATMAAGAAGTCAGATTGTACTCACTTTGTTGCAAGGCCACCCAGGGCTATGCAGGAAACACAGTTCATATTTTTGggggattgttttgttttattagcaaAGTGTTAATCTTTCCACGATGTTTCAAACAgccacttttttgttttgattatttgttgaaaagaaaGCCTTATGCTGAGTTGCATGKGGCTTTGGAAtgataataaatcaaatttaatctAGTTAAGATTACGCTACAACGTTTTTTWWAAAAAAATCAGAATATGGATGTATTTGCAGGGTCTGGATAAATTCTTCTTGTGCATATGAGGAGAGCAGACCACTCCCCATTAGTGTTCTGAGCATGAGAGTTTCCTGGAAATCCGTAAGAGATCCAAGAAGATTAAGCAGAAAACCTCCTCCGGGAGACCCTCgtgttttattattatgctGCGTAAGACAGAAGAGTATGTAGCAGCTGCAGCTTATCCACGATGTCTGATATGTCGAGCTTAAAACATCCACGACTCACGCGTTCCCTGTTGGACATTACACGTTTTCAAACATCTCTTTCAAAAATCTTTGAGCAGTGATAAGAAAAGATGATTGATCTGTTCTTACATCTCAAAACCATAACACTTTCCATGAATCAGAAGCTGTAATATTAAATAGTTGCTCAGCTGATAGYAAATGGCTTTCTAATGAATGGAT encodes the following:
- the LOC103472822 gene encoding tenascin, producing CPGNCNNRGRCVDGKCVCDSGSTGPDCSEVTCPGNCNNRGRCVNGKCVCHDGFTGNDCQERACPNDCNDRGRCVDGKCVCDNGFTGTDCTEVTCPGNCNNRGRCVNGQCVCDSGFTGADCSEKTCPDNCSNRGTCVEGRCVCESGFSGDDCSEYVCPENCNNRGRCIDGQCVCNEGFTGEDCSEKGCPNNCNNRGRCVNGKCICDVPFTGPDCSIRSCPNDCSNKGRCIKGQCVCRRGFTGPDCSQCKEGMTGPNCNIAMVGVSQLGVQDITDSSATLIWTQPAVQYETYHITFTSQKEKDQQVTVQVDGSQTTFTQTGLAAGQEYIVTIVGEINGRRGVESIAEFMTIISGPTNLQVVKTTSTSAVVQWEESQADIDRYRLTITPKDGAGRSQEMTIEAGQNSAHIQQLEAGRLYDILLVAEKGVVRSQPATTQVVPGPEPPSNIMFSKVTENSLTVSWTKPKSSLDGFKVTYTHADEGEPVSVAVGSRDSTLDLAQLSPGSSYEVTVISTLGLDESDPIKDTVMTLPDPPTDLQAVNVTDSTALLLWRPTLATVDKYTIVYGSGTESEVRVTISGNAAEQQLSGLEGSTTYTVTVRSQLGNLESSPATTSFATKSGSGQDQNEPQDLKVNNVTPRSAVVSWTPLSKPVDKYILVYRIKGESPQEIIVGSDLTQYKLTRLHPGSLYIVELRPIRGGQLAASSNTEFTTGTLKFPFPADCSQELLNGVVTSDVVEIFPQGKLGKSMNVSCDMETDGGGWTVFQRRKDGSVEFYNGWKDYVSGFGDLSGEFWLGLEKIHNLTKVTKMNLRVDLQDGSEQVFAKYSTFEVSKRNYKLSVGGYSGTAGDSLSYHNNCVFSTKDRDPAPWLTRCAISYQAGWWYKNCHEANLNGRYGIDYKHQGVIWKSWKGEHHSIQFTEMKMRPASFRPPASRTK